A DNA window from Ensifer sp. WSM1721 contains the following coding sequences:
- a CDS encoding response regulator transcription factor has product MSQEGGGRVLVAERNPLVIAALRGLFSENARFSIVDTARTSAELCEKLASVETDCVLLSWQLDDAEAPEVLADLGRFGLEPRVVLFADTDIPSVVNEAIRFGVNGLCYQFEDPEILFATLTAVMKGRICIPYTVLSKISNTPFQQLTSRESELLGMLANGWTNIQIAARTGISENTVKYHLKNLYDKLEVRNRAMAVALYTKERRRNPE; this is encoded by the coding sequence ATGTCGCAGGAGGGTGGAGGCCGGGTTTTGGTCGCGGAGCGCAACCCCTTGGTGATCGCAGCTCTCCGCGGACTTTTTTCCGAAAATGCCAGGTTTTCCATAGTCGATACGGCGCGGACCTCGGCCGAACTCTGCGAGAAGCTTGCCTCCGTCGAGACGGACTGCGTGCTGCTCAGCTGGCAGCTCGACGATGCCGAGGCGCCCGAGGTACTGGCCGACCTCGGCAGGTTCGGGCTCGAGCCTCGGGTCGTTCTCTTTGCCGACACCGACATTCCTTCGGTCGTCAATGAGGCGATCCGCTTCGGTGTCAATGGTCTCTGCTATCAGTTCGAAGATCCTGAAATCCTGTTCGCGACGCTTACCGCCGTGATGAAGGGCCGGATCTGCATTCCCTACACGGTACTCTCGAAAATCTCGAACACGCCGTTCCAACAGCTTACCTCTCGCGAAAGCGAGCTGCTCGGCATGCTGGCCAATGGTTGGACCAACATTCAAATCGCCGCCAGAACAGGCATTTCCGAGAATACCGTGAAATACCACCTCAAAAATCTGTACGACAAGCTCGAGGTGCGCAACCGCGCCATGGCGGTCGCCCTTTACACCAAGGAGCGCCGGCGCAACCCGGAGTGA
- a CDS encoding adenylate/guanylate cyclase domain-containing protein: MAEERPQRRLTAILAADVVGYSRFIGADEAGTLAAMRDIWDTRFNPTVAEYRGRIVKMMGDGALVEFASAVDAVECALAIQRKMAGRNSSQPEREPIELRIGVNLGDIIIDGDDIFGEGVNVAVRLEAQAPKAGILVSGRCTLKSKVRSASRLEMQANCL, encoded by the coding sequence ATGGCCGAAGAAAGACCCCAGCGCCGCCTCACCGCTATCCTCGCCGCCGACGTTGTTGGCTATTCGCGCTTCATCGGAGCCGACGAAGCAGGCACGCTCGCGGCAATGCGCGACATCTGGGACACGCGCTTCAATCCGACAGTTGCGGAATACCGCGGCCGCATCGTCAAGATGATGGGAGACGGTGCATTGGTGGAGTTCGCCAGCGCCGTAGACGCCGTCGAATGCGCGCTGGCGATTCAAAGAAAAATGGCGGGCCGCAACAGTTCGCAGCCGGAGCGAGAACCGATCGAACTGCGCATTGGCGTGAACCTCGGAGATATTATCATCGATGGCGACGACATTTTTGGCGAAGGGGTCAATGTGGCGGTCCGCCTCGAGGCGCAGGCACCCAAGGCCGGTATTCTCGTGTCAGGGCGGTGCACGCTCAAATCAAAGGTAAGGTCAGCGTCGCGTTTGGAGATGCAGGCGAACTGTCTCTGA
- a CDS encoding polysaccharide pyruvyl transferase family protein: MKVVVENTVCLNTGDAAILLAIRHILRSVVQEKLEFLVFDSQPEVAARLYPKEQYPDIELRKLPSESIFKYKYDDNTVKNALKQVYNQAVFQALRHLGSGNYLDRRFFTDEDRKSLAMYKDADMVITTGGTYLVENYSLERRINQFKLAEMLGKKTIFFTQSLGPFAKPYNRRNLPPIFARSPLILLRDVRSRDHILDLVDDPSKCHVVADSVFALADVERIKALLTIGRPPAATGRVGISVRHWHYVQGGQGGMDRYIDSVRAMATKLVRDYGKKITFISTCQGVPEYAHDDSKTANAIVSGLEPEIASQVTVDASFHTPEQLMAVVKDFDFVVSTRMHMMIMSLCVGTPVLPIAYEFKTKEVAKRIGVDDVLLDIDTVTPDEALGKLDRFVGNLDHYRAVSLKAVLEEHASAMSAADLIRPLLPSSAADRSHSLRQDIEQDLARLA, from the coding sequence ATGAAAGTTGTGGTCGAGAATACCGTTTGCTTGAACACCGGCGATGCGGCAATTCTGCTCGCGATCAGGCACATCCTGAGATCGGTAGTTCAGGAAAAGCTGGAATTCCTGGTGTTCGACAGCCAGCCGGAGGTCGCCGCGCGACTCTATCCGAAAGAGCAATATCCCGACATCGAGCTGCGAAAGCTCCCGTCGGAATCGATCTTCAAGTACAAATACGACGACAACACCGTCAAGAATGCGCTGAAGCAGGTGTACAATCAGGCCGTGTTCCAGGCTTTGCGTCATCTCGGTAGCGGCAACTATCTCGACAGGCGCTTCTTCACCGACGAGGACCGCAAGAGCCTGGCGATGTACAAGGACGCCGACATGGTGATCACCACCGGCGGCACGTATCTCGTCGAAAACTATTCCCTGGAACGCCGCATCAACCAGTTCAAGCTTGCGGAGATGCTGGGCAAGAAGACGATCTTCTTCACGCAGTCGCTCGGACCTTTCGCAAAGCCCTACAACCGCCGGAACTTGCCCCCTATCTTTGCCCGCAGTCCGCTGATCCTCCTGCGCGACGTTCGTTCGCGCGACCATATTCTCGATCTCGTCGACGATCCCTCAAAGTGCCACGTCGTCGCGGATTCGGTTTTTGCGCTTGCTGACGTGGAGCGGATCAAGGCGCTGCTGACGATCGGCCGCCCCCCAGCGGCGACGGGCCGCGTCGGTATTTCCGTGCGGCACTGGCACTACGTCCAGGGCGGCCAGGGCGGCATGGACCGCTACATCGACTCGGTGCGCGCCATGGCGACGAAGCTCGTGCGCGACTACGGCAAAAAGATCACCTTCATTTCCACCTGCCAGGGCGTACCGGAATATGCGCATGACGACTCGAAAACGGCGAATGCGATCGTCTCCGGCCTGGAGCCCGAAATCGCAAGCCAAGTGACCGTCGACGCATCATTCCACACGCCGGAACAGTTGATGGCGGTCGTCAAGGATTTCGATTTTGTCGTGTCGACGCGGATGCACATGATGATCATGTCCCTCTGCGTGGGCACGCCCGTACTGCCAATCGCCTACGAGTTCAAGACGAAGGAAGTCGCCAAGCGCATTGGCGTCGACGATGTCCTGCTCGATATCGACACGGTCACACCCGACGAGGCGCTCGGCAAGCTCGACCGTTTCGTTGGCAATCTCGATCATTACCGCGCGGTGAGCCTCAAGGCCGTGCTCGAGGAGCATGCCTCGGCGATGTCGGCGGCGGATCTCATCCGCCCCCTGCTTCCAAGCTCAGCGGCCGATCGCTCCCATTCCCTTCGACAGGATATCGAGCAAGACCTGGCGCGGCTGGCGTAA
- a CDS encoding lipopolysaccharide biosynthesis protein has protein sequence MSAEKIQLGRTALRGGLVTGGAQAVRMLIQFISVIVLARLLVPEDFGLVASVSPIVAFVGLFQNLGLQQAVIQRKEIAETQLNQVFWISTLVGLICTLVVVALSPAVAVFYNDPRMTAITIAAAAPLLLGSLAALPLALLNRHLKFGQLALNDVYAAVVGLLVTAAAAYFGMGYWSLVIGPAASAAVALLAAWWATRWMPGRPQFTIDRDIISFGANLTGFNLVNFFSRNLDNILIGKFSGPVELGYYDRAYKLLLFPLQNITQPLSRVMIPLMSRIQEDKARFRDIYMRTNWLLAMVTMPGIAALTLAAQPTVSILFGEQWLPVAPIFAWLGIASLMQPVSSTTGWLFICQGETRTMFRWGIYSSLTTVLSFFVGLQWGAVGVAAAYAISGYVLRLPVLAWLLGRLGPVSSVDFMLVQGLFLLSALAAWVCYRLLPDMLTGNSPFIALASAICLNYGLALLLALLLRQPRQVLLDILSKGMGAIGR, from the coding sequence TTGAGCGCAGAGAAGATCCAACTCGGCCGCACCGCCCTGCGCGGCGGTCTGGTGACAGGCGGCGCGCAGGCCGTGCGCATGCTGATCCAGTTCATCTCAGTTATCGTCCTTGCCCGCCTGCTGGTGCCGGAGGATTTCGGCCTCGTCGCCTCTGTAAGTCCGATCGTCGCTTTCGTCGGGCTCTTCCAGAATCTTGGGCTGCAGCAGGCCGTAATCCAGCGCAAGGAAATTGCCGAGACGCAGCTCAATCAGGTGTTCTGGATCAGCACGCTCGTCGGGCTCATCTGCACCCTCGTCGTCGTCGCACTTTCACCCGCCGTTGCCGTTTTCTACAACGATCCGCGCATGACGGCGATCACGATTGCTGCGGCTGCCCCCTTGCTGCTCGGAAGCCTCGCGGCACTGCCACTCGCCCTTTTGAACCGGCACCTGAAGTTCGGCCAATTGGCTTTGAACGATGTCTATGCGGCTGTCGTGGGGCTCCTTGTCACCGCCGCGGCCGCCTATTTCGGCATGGGCTACTGGTCGCTGGTCATCGGGCCCGCGGCCTCTGCTGCCGTCGCGCTGCTGGCGGCATGGTGGGCCACACGGTGGATGCCGGGCCGACCGCAGTTCACGATCGATCGCGACATCATCTCCTTTGGCGCCAATCTTACCGGCTTCAATCTCGTCAATTTTTTCTCGCGCAACCTCGACAACATCCTGATCGGCAAGTTCTCGGGCCCAGTCGAGCTTGGCTATTACGACCGTGCCTACAAGCTCCTGCTCTTCCCGCTGCAGAACATCACGCAACCCTTGTCGCGCGTGATGATTCCGCTGATGAGCCGCATCCAGGAGGATAAGGCACGCTTCCGCGACATCTACATGCGGACGAACTGGTTGCTCGCAATGGTCACCATGCCCGGCATCGCGGCGCTGACCTTGGCCGCCCAGCCGACCGTCAGCATCCTCTTCGGCGAGCAATGGCTGCCGGTCGCACCGATTTTCGCTTGGCTCGGGATCGCGAGCCTGATGCAGCCGGTTTCGAGCACAACCGGCTGGCTTTTCATCTGCCAGGGCGAGACCAGGACGATGTTTCGCTGGGGCATCTATTCGTCGCTGACGACCGTACTTTCCTTCTTCGTCGGTCTGCAATGGGGCGCCGTCGGAGTCGCGGCCGCCTATGCAATCAGCGGCTACGTCCTGCGCCTTCCGGTGCTTGCCTGGCTGCTCGGGCGGCTCGGCCCTGTCTCGTCGGTCGATTTCATGCTCGTCCAGGGCCTCTTTCTTCTGTCGGCCCTGGCGGCGTGGGTCTGCTATCGCCTGCTCCCGGACATGCTGACCGGGAACTCGCCCTTCATCGCCCTCGCTTCGGCGATCTGCCTCAACTACGGCCTTGCTTTGCTGCTCGCGCTGCTGTTACGCCAGCCGCGCCAGGTCTTGCTCGATATCCTGTCGAAGGGAATGGGAGCGATCGGCCGCTGA